The bacterium genome contains the following window.
GGCTGTTCGCTGTAGGGCTTCTCCTATTAACTGATTACGTTCAGCGACACCTCCCGCTGCCTCTTTTGTGACAATTGCTTGATTCAAAATAAAGGGGCGTCCATTAATCCGGTTCTGTTTATCCTCCAGACAGGTTTGAGGACCACTGCAGAATGACCATCCTGGACCTCCATAGTCTTCAAATCGAGCAATACCAAATCCGAACTCTACCCCTGGTAAGCTGTTCTCTAATTCTTCAATTAATGATTGAGCTAAGCCTGAGAAATCTTCTATGTAAGGTTCAAAACTGACCGTATCATCAAAAAGAAAAAGTACATCGATCTTCCGCTCACTCTCACTTTCCGCATGAATAGCTTTCGGGAGCACACAAAAGGAAGACATCAACAATACGAAACAAGTTAAATGAGGGATCTTCGATATCAAATTCCCCACTGACGCAACCTTGGTGGTCAGACATTCCAAACATGCCATACTTGCTTCTCCTATTCATTTCTCATTTCAACTGACTATCCTTCTAGAGGAGACGCATCTATACCGTATCTTTTCCGGAGGAGTCATGAGGAGTGTCACTACTGCTGAAATATGCACTCAGTTTATCCGTTATAATGTGATATCCCGCCTCGTTATAATGCAGATTGATTCGGCCTGGAAACAACGATAGTGGATCCTGATGTTCCTGGAACGATTCCGCTATATCGATGAAAGGAATATCTCGTTGAATAATTTTTTCGCGTAATATTTTGTACTCTGGATGACTACGAAACACCGCTCCATGTGAGAATCGCTGCCACGCAGGTAGATAAACAAAAATAAGTTTTCCGTTCCACGCTGCGATTACTTCTTCTATCTCTTTGATTATGAAAAGCAACTGTTCTGTCAGATGTCTCATAGAATATGGAGCAATCTCTGCTTCCATTCGCCAGGCCCTTGTCTTATTTGCCATTCCAAGACGCGAACGTATATTGTAAAGACGTAGCCACTCTAGCGTATTCCGCTTGATGTCAGACCAAACAAACCAGTTTTTTAATGCTCCTCTATTTGCATAACTCTGTAGCTGGCTGTCGGCAAAATGTCTCAGAAGTGCATCTACCGCTCGCTGACGACCTCGCAAATTCTGAGTAAAGGATTTATCCTGTAGATATCGAGCCAAAATGGGATTCTTTAACTCCCTTGCAAAATCCTCATAGTCATTACCTTCAAAGAAGAACCACAGAGTTGTTGATGGTTTGAACTCGACAGCATACTCTCGAAAGGTGGCGTATTCAGCCAGTGGTCCATTGCCACTACTTGCAAAATTCCAAAGAGCATAACCAGATTCTTTCATCCCTCCTGTAAAATGTGCCTCTTCATTCACGCAAAATCCTTGTGTAAATGAATCCCCAAGTAGCAGTAAATCGACAGATTTTAGAGACTGCTTATCCGAATTTCGAAAACCAAAAGGGCCGCTCTGATATCGAATCGGTGGGCCTCGCTCATTGCAGAGAAGAGTTGGTACATTTGAGATGCCACCTAACGGTAGAATCGACTTCTCACCTACGTTTCCAACCGCTGCGTGCATAAATTGACGAGGATGTATCGCGGGATAGATGTCATTTCCTTGTCGTCTATCATTCAGAATGATAGACGAGATGCTCGCTTTGTCGCAGTGAAACGGCATACAACGGAGTCTGAGGTAAGGAGCAAGGACTATTAAGACTACTTCAGAAAAGTATAGCCCAAGTAACAAACCAAATAGGCCCAAGATGCATTTTATCCTGAGATGAATCACACGAGCACCAAACTTCAAAGCATTCTATCTATTTCGATACTAAGAACTATCAAATAAACGCCTGTTACATATGTTCTTTGTTAGGAGCTGATCTCCAACATTGTCTCATGCTCTTGATCATTACTTACTCTACCGATGGTTAAGAGAATTACGACCAATATACATCATGACATCGATGACTTTGCGACATTAGAAATTGCGTGGAAGGCGCTTTATCGCAAAAATCCCTTCAGAACTATTTTTCTCTCCTGGGAGTGGAACTATTTATGGTGGAAACTCTTCCAACTGAAATCAGATAAAACTACAGATTCGCTCATGCTTATCAGTGCCTGGGATGGCAACACGCTGATCGGTATTATGCCCCTCTATGCTCTTCATACCCAACTAGGAACAAGAGAAGTTCGATTCTTGGGTACACATCGGCAAGTAGAGCGAGACCTGTACTCAGAATATCTCGGTATCCTTGAAGATCCCCAGCATATGCCTTTCGTCGGCGAATGTATTTTCGATCAACTTATTCAATTTTTCCCTAAAAAGCTCCCTGCTATGCAGTTATCTCGCATGAACTATCCAGATAATGGGCTTCATAAAATTCATGAGTATCTAGGACATGGAAAAACGTCCTCCGATAGGACTTGGATTGCTTCCCTTGAAGGAGGCTTTGATAATTACCTGATTAGCCTCTCTCCTACTCGCCGAGCTCGCTTCAAAAGACTCCTTCGATCGGCTGAGAACCTTAAGGCACGTCTTATTTTTCCAGAATCGCCACAACAGAAACGACGGCTCCTTCGTTGGCTCATGGCATGCCATCAGAAAGATTGGCAAAAGCGCGGATCTCGTGGGGCATTTCACATAGAGAGAAAGGTGCATTTTCATGAGACGCTCATCGATCTCCTACACGGCAGCACCACCTCGGTAGTCGCAGCTCTCTCCATTAGAGGACGGTTATTATATGGTATCTACGGATTCCTACACCCAGACCGCTACGAATTCTATCAATCTGGAAATAGAATGCGGGAAGACACAGCCTGTAAAAGTCCAGGGATTCTTACTCACCTACTCTTAATGAAGGAATTGAGTAAGATTGGCGTATCCCAATATGACTTTTTATCTGGCGAGCAGCGATATAAGCGTGAACTCTCCTCATTTTCTCGACAGCTTCATAGCCTCAACACATATGAAAACTCAGCGATGGGTACGGTTACGTTTGGTATCGACCTCATGAAGAGCTTATATCTAAAGAGTTTCAGGCACAAAATCTCTTCTATTGCTCAAGTGCGATAGTCGCCAACTTCATTGGAACCCCTATTCTCCAATTTGATGAGAATCTGCTAGATTTTCAGCAAAGGTCTCGCTCATATTTTCTAGAATGGCTGGAGATTTCGTGCGATTCGTTATCAGACAGACCTCTCCTACTCGAATGGGTGGCCCCTCTAGGGAAATCAAAGGGGTTTGAGAAAACTCTTTGCCAAGAGAATGTGCTGGCAGTAAGGCTATCGATTCAGATATCGCTAGGACTCGCTCGACCTCACTGATACATCCTAATGAGTGAATACATTCCGGCCAGATTTCGCTGTGATTCAACTCTCTCATAATTATCTCTGCAAACGGCTTGAAGAGCGAGAGCACAAAGAGCGGCACTCTATTCGCTCTCTTAATCTTGAGCATAACGGCCTCTTTCTGCGCGGGATGGCATAACACAACCAGATCCACCGGGACAATAACCCTTCTTTGAAAGGGAGACTCTTCATGGCCTCCTTCAGGCTTGAATTCAAAAACAATATCAAGAAGATATTGTCGCATTTGTTGAAATAGAATCTCTCGATGAGCAGTCTGAATAGAAAGCTTCTCTTTTCCAGAAAAGAGATACCTATGCAGTTTTTCAGGAAGAATCTCTCCCACCCCTTCACAGATTCCGATTTCTACAGGAGCTGCTGCACCAGGTGATGGAGGCAAGTCAAAGAACGAAAGGATTCTACCATAAACTCTAAACATCTCAGTGGTAAAATGATGAAGGATATGCCCTGATTCGTTTAGCCTCAACCCGTGTCCGGAGCGCTTAAACAACGGCGTTCCAAAAAAATCCTCTATTTTTTTTAATTGTTCGCTCAGCGTAGAGGAGCTAAGACTTAAGCGCTGGGCTGCTCCTGCAAGAGAGCCTTCTTCTGCAATGATATGAAGATGATACAAGTGGTTGAAGTTCATAACGATCGTTTTCTGGATAGCATTTATCCTGAACGACTTTCCCTCAAATATTATGATAAACATCAGCACACTGCATCTAGGATACACGATACCAATATAATCTCATTGACCCCTAAGACCTTAAGCATTCATACTGCTAGGAGTAGTACGCTCTGTGGTCTGTTTTAATAGAAAGGAGGACCGCTTGGACAAAGATACTTCTCAACGTATCTTGATTATTGAGGATCACCCCTTAGTAGGGGGTTTCCTCAAAGATTGTCTTGAGCTTGAAGGCTATAAAGTTGTAGGTCCCATCTCTGAAGAGAGCGCAGCGATTGAGTATCTGCATGACCATGTCGTGTCGGCAGCACTGTTAGACTTTTACCTCAACCACTCAACAACTCTCTCAATTGTCGAAAAAATACAAGAAAATAATATTCCCTTTGCCTTTATGAGTGGTGAGGACCTTGGCGGACTCCTCCCTGCTTCTCTTCACAAAGTCCCCCAACTGCGGAAACCGTTCTCTTCTTCGGAACTCTCTAGTTGTCTTCAAGGACTATTATACCGGGATACGGAGTACGCCCTCGGTCACAAGCAGTGACCTCTCTCCCATACCTGACTTTACCAGAAATCTAATGTTTTTCATGAATACTCCTCCGATAGCAAAACAGCCTACACTGTATCGAACTGAACCATCTATCAATCGCTATGGAAGAGGAAAGAAATAGCGCCTGAACATCAATGTGATTATTGCACTCAAGGTCATGATTTATCGCATACCTCTCACCTTATTCGTATCGCACAATTATCATCGATTTCCCCAGTAATTCGATTAGCGAAAGGAACTGAGGGCATAATCTTAATCAAAAATCTGGAGGATTTTTATGGGCATTTTTTCCACCTTGAACTTTGAACATCTGGAAGATCTTTTCTTACAACAACTAAAAAGTTTGTATGAAGGAGAGCAGCGAATGACTACTGCTCTTAGAAAAATGTCGGAAAAAGCCTCATCTGATGAGCTGGGGAGAGCACTTACCGCGCACCTTTCTGAAACAAAGGGTCAAATCATGAGATTAGAGAAGGCTTTTCAACTTCTTGGCAAAAAACCGGAGCGTACCACCTGTGAGGCCATAAGAGGATTAATTGAAGACTGCGAAGAGGTGCTCGACGCCAAAGGATCACAAGATGTCATCGATGCAGCACTCATAGCTGCCGTACAACGGGTCGAACATTTTGAAATTGCTGGCTATGGAACTGCACGAAACTTCGCTCAGCGATTAGGGCATGAAGAAGTTGCTATGCTCTTGGAGGAGAGTCTAAAGGAGGAAAAAGAAGCAGACGCCAATCTTACCGCAATCGCTATATCATCGGTGAACGTTGCTGCGCAGGCAGCATAGGCCGTAGAGGAAGGCTTTCACCTCGGTCGATTCCACATCCCTGATTATCCTACTGACTTTTACTGCTTGATGTCGTTTCTCCATCGTATCATCTCCTTCACTATAAAAGAGATAATATTAAGTTTTTAAACTGACTCAATTAAGGGAGCGGGTGATTAGCACATGCGGCTGTAGCATAGCTGGCACTGATAGTTACGGCGATGGCGTAGCTGACTGCATCGACCTCTGCTCGGCTGATCCTAATAAGAATGCCCCTGGCACCCGCGGTTGTGGATTTCAAGACATAGACGCTGACGGTAACGGCGTTCTTGACTGTTTCGCTAACCCAGAGGCCTCCCCTCCTCCACCGGAACCTCCAGCCTAAAAAGAAGAATCGAAAGTGATAGCTGACATGGCATTAGTTCTTACGAAATCAATAAAGGGAAAGATCTCAGCAGAATCTTTTACTGCACTAAAGGAGAATCTCCATAATATCAAAGCAGCCCTAGAGGAGGCGCTAGCAGCTCAGACTTTTGAAGGAAAAGAAGCGAAGAGCATGAAACGAGCAACTAAAAAGCTTAATAGGCTAAGTAGGCAAAAGACGTCAAAAGGCCTTGCCTTTCGGAAGGCGAAAAAAGCTGTCATGAGGGCACTAAGGCAAGGACAAAAAGCGATGAGATAAGAAGACGTTCTAAGGGACAAGATACGGCTACAGCGCTTTTTGTTGATGGGAAGCATAAATGATTTTACGTCCAAGCAGCAGCCTTTCTCGGCGCGTCCTGAATCTCTAAGAGTATTCCTTCAGCAAGCTTTCTTAAGTTAATGGTGAACAGCCCAAAAGGTGATCGCCCTCTCATTGTACCTTCTATCCATCACAAGTCAGCCCATCGGAAGTAAGGTCGATGCCCTCCTCGGGAAAGGGTTCAGGCGGTGCAGATCCACCCCCCAAGAGATAATCGAGGAGATAGATCGGATCGGCGATATCAACGGCCCCATCATCGTTTGCATCAGCTGCTTTCTGACATACCAGCGATTCCCACTCCTCACCGCCCAAGAAGGTACTGAGTATCGTCATCGCGTCTGCAATATCTACCGTCCCATCCCGGTTTGCATCACCCCGAAGGAATGGCCGCTCTCGGACCTCAAAGAGGTAGTAAACTACGTAATGGAGCGGATTTCCCGCGTCGCTCATCGCAATAACAAGTCTGTACATTCCAGGAGGACCGGAAAACGTTCCTTGGTAGAGATACTCTGAAAACAGAGGCAGCATGTGGAACTCGAACAGTATCGGCGCACCGGTAGGGACGGGCGCTAACTCCATCGATATATCGCGTATCTCGAGATCATCATAGAAGAGTATCTCGACTGGAAAGGGACTGTACATCACTGGGTTGAGTTCGGTCAAAATCTGCGCCCAGGAAGGCGGATTATTGCAGTAATCGCCCGAGGCAAGAGGGGTTATTGGTGACACTGTAGTATTGTTCGGCGCATTGCCAATCCCGGGTGCGCTCGCATTATCTGTCGCAAATATTTTTACCTTCCTGCTGTGATACTCAGTGTTCGAAAGTTGAAATTGAAAGTTACCGGACTCATCGAGCTCAAGG
Protein-coding sequences here:
- a CDS encoding SGNH/GDSL hydrolase family protein, yielding MHAAVGNVGEKSILPLGGISNVPTLLCNERGPPIRYQSGPFGFRNSDKQSLKSVDLLLLGDSFTQGFCVNEEAHFTGGMKESGYALWNFASSGNGPLAEYATFREYAVEFKPSTTLWFFFEGNDYEDFARELKNPILARYLQDKSFTQNLRGRQRAVDALLRHFADSQLQSYANRGALKNWFVWSDIKRNTLEWLRLYNIRSRLGMANKTRAWRMEAEIAPYSMRHLTEQLLFIIKEIEEVIAAWNGKLIFVYLPAWQRFSHGAVFRSHPEYKILREKIIQRDIPFIDIAESFQEHQDPLSLFPGRINLHYNEAGYHIITDKLSAYFSSSDTPHDSSGKDTV
- a CDS encoding GNAT family N-acetyltransferase — protein: MVKRITTNIHHDIDDFATLEIAWKALYRKNPFRTIFLSWEWNYLWWKLFQLKSDKTTDSLMLISAWDGNTLIGIMPLYALHTQLGTREVRFLGTHRQVERDLYSEYLGILEDPQHMPFVGECIFDQLIQFFPKKLPAMQLSRMNYPDNGLHKIHEYLGHGKTSSDRTWIASLEGGFDNYLISLSPTRRARFKRLLRSAENLKARLIFPESPQQKRRLLRWLMACHQKDWQKRGSRGAFHIERKVHFHETLIDLLHGSTTSVVAALSIRGRLLYGIYGFLHPDRYEFYQSGNRMREDTACKSPGILTHLLLMKELSKIGVSQYDFLSGEQRYKRELSSFSRQLHSLNTYENSAMGTVTFGIDLMKSLYLKSFRHKISSIAQVR
- a CDS encoding LysR family transcriptional regulator gives rise to the protein MLMFIIIFEGKSFRINAIQKTIVMNFNHLYHLHIIAEEGSLAGAAQRLSLSSSTLSEQLKKIEDFFGTPLFKRSGHGLRLNESGHILHHFTTEMFRVYGRILSFFDLPPSPGAAAPVEIGICEGVGEILPEKLHRYLFSGKEKLSIQTAHREILFQQMRQYLLDIVFEFKPEGGHEESPFQRRVIVPVDLVVLCHPAQKEAVMLKIKRANRVPLFVLSLFKPFAEIIMRELNHSEIWPECIHSLGCISEVERVLAISESIALLPAHSLGKEFSQTPLISLEGPPIRVGEVCLITNRTKSPAILENMSETFAENLADSHQIGE
- a CDS encoding response regulator is translated as MLLGVVRSVVCFNRKEDRLDKDTSQRILIIEDHPLVGGFLKDCLELEGYKVVGPISEESAAIEYLHDHVVSAALLDFYLNHSTTLSIVEKIQENNIPFAFMSGEDLGGLLPASLHKVPQLRKPFSSSELSSCLQGLLYRDTEYALGHKQ
- a CDS encoding DUF892 family protein, encoding MGIFSTLNFEHLEDLFLQQLKSLYEGEQRMTTALRKMSEKASSDELGRALTAHLSETKGQIMRLEKAFQLLGKKPERTTCEAIRGLIEDCEEVLDAKGSQDVIDAALIAAVQRVEHFEIAGYGTARNFAQRLGHEEVAMLLEESLKEEKEADANLTAIAISSVNVAAQAA